The segment CCAGGCAACAACAACGGGACTTGAATCCCCGGGAATGCTGGATCATAAAAAAATGTCCTCCGGAGAGAAAAAAAAAGTGCCCGGCCTGGAAATTCAATGCCGGCCGTTTATGCTGGTTCATCAATGGAACCGTTTGTGAGGGATCGGTCCAGAAAAACTGGAGTGACAAGATGCAATTGTGCCGGGACTGCGAAATATTTAAACCGATAATGAATTTTTAAATTATTTTCCCTTTGCGTCCTTTGCGGCTTTGCGGTGAAAAAATTATTCTAATCCATTCGGAGGAAAACCATTATGGCAAAAGAAAACCAATACCGTTTTGATACCCAGGTCATCCACGCCGGCCAGTCACCTGTCTCCTGGGAAGGGGCGACCCTCCCTCCGATCTTCCAGACCGCCTCACATCTGCATCCGACGGCCGAAAATTTGAGTCAGACTTTTGCAGGTCAGACCAGGGACCATATCTACATGAGGCTGACCAACCCGACCAATCGCACCCTGGAAGAAAAATTAACTTTGTTGGAAAGGGGCAAAGGCGCTATCGTCATGTCTTCCGGAATGGCGGCTGTGACCAATGCCTGCCTGGCCTTATTGCGATCAGGGGACGAGTTCGTAGCCGGGAATTCCCTTTTCATGTCCACTTATCTTCTTTTTGTCAAGGTTTTTTCCAAATATAACCTGAAGGCGCGGCTGGTCGAACCCACCGATACCAAGGCGGTTGCCGAAGCCATTAATGAAAAGACCCGGTTTGTCTTTGTGGAAACCATCGGCAACCCCAAGCTGGATATCCCCAACCTAAAAGAGATCGCCCGGGTGGCCCATCAGGAAGGAATTCCCCTGATCGTGGACAACACCCTGGTTACACCCTATTTATGCCGTCCCTTTGACCAGGGTGCCGACGTGGTCATCCACTCCACCACCAAATACCTGAACGGCCATGGGGCGGCCGTCGGCGGCGTGGTCATCGACAAGGGGGAATTCGATTGGTCCGGGGAACGATTTCCGGATTTCAAACCCTTTATCGACCGCAAAGGTCCCCTGGCCTTCCTGGACAAGGTCTGGCGGGAACATCATATCAACTTCGGCACCACCCAATCTCCTTTTCATTCTTATTTAACCATGCTCGGTCTGGACACCCTTTCCCTCCGGATGGAACGGATCATGAAAAATGCCTCCTTAATTGCCGGTTATTTAAAAAAACGACCCGAGGTGACCTGGGTCAACTATCCCGGATTCGCGGACCATCCTTCCCACTCAACCGCCGGGAAACTGTTTCAAGATAAAGGGTTCGGCGGCCTGATCACCTTCGGCCTCAAAGACCAGGCGGCCTGTTTTCAATTTATTAACCGTCTCCGTTTAATCTATCACCTAGCCAATTTAGGGGATTGCAAGACCCTGGTGATTCATCCCTACTCTTCCCAATATATCTCTTTTGATGACGAAACCCGGCTGGCCTTAGGCATTTTTCCTGACCTGATTCGCCTTTCCATCGGGATCGAGGATGCCGAGGACCTCTGCGAAGACCTGGGGCAGGCCCTGGAAGGATCAGCCCCTTGAGTGAATACATTGAACATGACCCGCAAGGGGTTTCCGTGGGAATGGTGGAGAAGAAATTCTTCACCTTCGCCGATCCGCCCCAGGAGATGGTCCTGGAATGCGGGGCCCGCTTAGGGCCGGTGACCCTGGCCTATGAAACCTGCGGGATCTTAAACCCGGAGAAGAACAACGTGGTCCTCATCGCCCATGCCCTTTCCGGGGATTCCCACGTGGCCGGCTATTATTCCCCGGAGGATACCAAGCCCGGCTGGTGGGATATTATGGTCGGACCGGGGAAGGGAATCGATACGAACAAATATTTTGTCATCTGCTCCAATATCCTGGGCAGTTGTCTGGGCACAACCGGGCCTTCTTCGGCTGATTCCAGGAATAATAAGCCCTACGGGCTGGATTTCCCCGTGGTAACCATCGGTGACATGGTAGCGGCCCAGAAGCAGTTGCTGGATCATCTGGGAATCGAAAAAATCCTCTCGGTCATAGGCGGCTCCATCGGGGGGATGCAGGTCCTGGAATGGGCCGTCCGCTTTCCGGAGAGGGTCCTCTCGGCCATCCCTCTGGCCACGACGACCAGACATTCGGCCCTGGCCATCGCCTTCAATGAGGTGGCCCGGCAGGCCATCATGGCCGATCCGAACTGGAAGGGGGGCAATTACTATTCGGGACTCAACCCCTCTTTAGGTTTGGCGGTAGCCCGCATGATCGGACATATCACCTATCTTTCCGATGAGTCCATGCGGCTGAAGTTCGGACGGAGGCTTCAGGATAGAACAGATTTTTCCTATAATTTCGACGCCGACTTTCAGGTGGAAAGCTACCTCCGTTATCAGGGGGCCAAATTCGTGGAACGGTTTGACGCCAATGCCTTCCTCTATATTACCAAGGCCTCCGACTATTTCGACCTGGGCCTCCAACACGGGAACGGCTCGACCGTAAGGGCTTTTTCCAAGTCCGCGGCCAAATTCCTGGTGGTTTCCTTTACCTCCGATTGGCTCTATCCCACCTATCAATCCAAAGGAATTGTCCGGGCCTTGAAAAAAAACGGAAGGGATGTCAGCTTCTGCGAAATAGAAGCCCAATGGGGCCATGATGCT is part of the Deltaproteobacteria bacterium genome and harbors:
- a CDS encoding helix-turn-helix domain-containing protein, which codes for MKKEIFVSYRKQLGLTQKELAQLLVTSVKAIHSYEQGWRNIPENIERQLFFLISRQQQRDLNPRECWIIKKCPPERKKKCPAWKFNAGRLCWFINGTVCEGSVQKNWSDKMQLCRDCEIFKPIMNF
- a CDS encoding O-acetylhomoserine aminocarboxypropyltransferase/cysteine synthase, translated to MAKENQYRFDTQVIHAGQSPVSWEGATLPPIFQTASHLHPTAENLSQTFAGQTRDHIYMRLTNPTNRTLEEKLTLLERGKGAIVMSSGMAAVTNACLALLRSGDEFVAGNSLFMSTYLLFVKVFSKYNLKARLVEPTDTKAVAEAINEKTRFVFVETIGNPKLDIPNLKEIARVAHQEGIPLIVDNTLVTPYLCRPFDQGADVVIHSTTKYLNGHGAAVGGVVIDKGEFDWSGERFPDFKPFIDRKGPLAFLDKVWREHHINFGTTQSPFHSYLTMLGLDTLSLRMERIMKNASLIAGYLKKRPEVTWVNYPGFADHPSHSTAGKLFQDKGFGGLITFGLKDQAACFQFINRLRLIYHLANLGDCKTLVIHPYSSQYISFDDETRLALGIFPDLIRLSIGIEDAEDLCEDLGQALEGSAP
- a CDS encoding homoserine O-acetyltransferase, producing the protein MSEYIEHDPQGVSVGMVEKKFFTFADPPQEMVLECGARLGPVTLAYETCGILNPEKNNVVLIAHALSGDSHVAGYYSPEDTKPGWWDIMVGPGKGIDTNKYFVICSNILGSCLGTTGPSSADSRNNKPYGLDFPVVTIGDMVAAQKQLLDHLGIEKILSVIGGSIGGMQVLEWAVRFPERVLSAIPLATTTRHSALAIAFNEVARQAIMADPNWKGGNYYSGLNPSLGLAVARMIGHITYLSDESMRLKFGRRLQDRTDFSYNFDADFQVESYLRYQGAKFVERFDANAFLYITKASDYFDLGLQHGNGSTVRAFSKSAAKFLVVSFTSDWLYPTYQSKGIVRALKKNGRDVSFCEIEAQWGHDAFLLPNERLNEMIRGFLDRVYREI